Within the candidate division KSB1 bacterium genome, the region TTCGATGCCAGCCTTTGACGGACTGGACAGCACGCAAATCGGGATCCTTGCCGATCATCTTTTGCAACAGCTATAACGCCCTTGGAGTGTGACCCTTCCGCGTCGCAACTGCAACGATCAAGCTGGCGTGCGCCACTGTCGTACAGCCGCGCATCACGCTTGAGTTTTGTACTCCCTGAATTTTGCATGGGCCGTGTTGCCCTTGCCGCCTGCAATTGAAATCGCAGGCTCAAAGCTCGAGCCAGTCAAAGGCCGGTTTGTCACGCGATTGGTGGACAGCCGCCTTCAGGCGGTTTCAGTTTTGCGTCCGAGAATGTGTTCCCAGGCGAACGATGGCACAAAGAAGAGGCAAAATTCAGACACTTCGAATCGAATTTTCATCGGGCCACCACATGTCTTCTCCTTTTGACCCCACACACCAACACCACGATGTCGACAGCAAGATCGTCGCTGCTCTCGAACGTCTTGCACAAGCTTTCCGGGTTTTGCTCTGGGAAAAAAACCGGGACTACAATCTCAGCCCGATTCAGATTCAATTTTTGGTCTATTTGCTTTATCACGCGGCGAAGCAATGCCCCGTCGGACAATTGGCCCGGGAATTCACCCTGACACCGGCAACAGTGAGTGATGCCATCACCACCCTGGAAGAGAAAAAACTGGTTTTCCGCGAGCGCTGCCAGGACGACCGCCGCCTCGCTTTGGTTTCCTTGACGGCCGACGGCAGGAAAACCGCCCGTCGCCTTTCCACCTGGGCCGACGTCATGCAAAAAAATATTGCCCGATTCGAAACGGCAGAAAAAGTGGTGGTGATGAAATTCCTGATGCGGTTGATCGAATCCCTGCAGCAAGCCGGTGTGATCACCCTTGCCAGAATGTGCCTCACTTGCAAGTTTTTTCAGCCCAACGCGCATCCGAACACGCTGGCGCCGCATCATTGCCGGTTGCTGGATAAACCTCTGGCGGATTCCGAATTGCGGCTGAACTGCCCGGAGCATGAGATGATGAGCGTGGAATAAAAACCGGAGTCCAACGCTTCCGTGTTGCGGAGCGCAGGCAAGCCAGCACTGCTGAAGCATTGCACTCCGAGGCGCAGAGTATGTCGAGTCTCACCCTCAAATTCTCCCAAATTCTTCAGGGCAACTTCGCGCCCGGGCGCGTGAATGTGATGCTCACTTTCCAAGTGAATTGCCCGGGATGTTTTCTGCACGCCCTGCCCACCCTGCTGCGCCTGCATGCCGCCTGCTCCGACCGCGTGAATTTTCTTTTGCTGTCCACCGCCTTCGAAGATTTCGAGCTGAATACGCTGGAGAATACCCAAAAGCTTTTGGCGAGCGGCGAAGTCATTGGCGAAACGCGCAAAGCACTGGCGCATTTCGGTCTTTCACGATTTCCTGATCGTATTCCCTGTGCCGTGGCTTTTGACAGCATCGAACCGCCTGCCAATTTTTTGACCGGCGAGCTGCTCGAGCGCATCTGCCGGCGGCTTCCGCAATTTGCCGGCGCCAGCGCGGCTGCGCGCGCGGAAATGACCAACAACCTGCGCGACTATTTTTTGCGCCATTACAAGCGCATCGGTTACACCTTTGCCGCCAATTTGATGCAAGGCACACCAACGTGGAGCATCTTTGACGAGGCGCTGAACCTTCATCAACAGGAATTCGGACATTACAGCGAGGAGAGTCTGCAACGCGTGATCGAAAAGCTGTTGTCCAATTGACCCGGCGAGCAAAACTTCAGTAGTGCGCCGGCAAGAACCAACCGATGAGGAGGAGAATCATGCAGACCGCACGTTGTTCCCGCCACTTGGGCCTCGGCTTGCTGCTAACAGCCATGGCCATGCTCGGCATGGGTTGCGAGCAGAAGGCTAAGCCCACCCATCTCGGCCCTTCCGCCTGGAACAAGCAGCAATGGGCCGAAAAGACCAAAGGCATTCGCACCAGTTACAATCCCGATCACGACCTGAACACCGAGACGCTGACGCTGGTTCCGGGCGATGAGCGCTGGCTGGATTTTGTCTACTGGTCGCTCAACAACAAAGTCGCCGAGCACCAAGTCGAGGCGTATGGCGGCACCGATTGGGAAGGCCCGCAGGGCGGCGTGATTTTTCATTGGGCGCCCGGCAGTCATTGGGAGACGCACACGCTGGCCAGCTTTGGTTTCACCATCGGCCACATCATCGGCGAGCACCGCTGGCGCGATACCCAGTTCCCGGAATTTTTTGAAAAGTACGGCGGCGTTTATGGCGTCAATGTCAAGGACCGGCTGACGGAGATCGATCCGAAATCGCCGGTGCCGTGGGTGGAGTTTCTCGCCTATTGCGGCGGCAGCGACAGTCCGTACTACCGTTATCTTTTCCATCAGGAGGAGTTTGTTGATCCCGCCGCGCAAAAAATTTATTTGATCGGCGGACAGGGCGCCGGTTTTGCGTACAGTTTCGAGCGGTATTATCACGAAGTGCGCGAGGTGCTCACTGATGCCAGCGCCTATCAATTTTTTCAAATGTACGACCTCTACGGGCCGGGATTCGCCTCGCGCGGCAACTGGGCGCAACAAGGCCTTTCCAACGAGATGGTGCGCAAGCTGGGCTATGTGGATGAAGAGGCGGAAAAAGCCGGTGCCAAACCCGGCGTGCCCGGACCGACGCGCTACAACCCCAATCCCCCGGCTCCCGAAATCCCTCCCAACCATCCGATGTATGCGGACATAAAAGCCGGACAGGAACTTTACAACCAGCAATGTACACCCTGCCACGGCATTCAAGGCGATGGCAAGGGATTTTTGGCCGCCGGCTTTGATGTGAAACCGCGCGATTTTCGTCAGGGAATTTATAAATTTCGTTCAACCAACACCGGTGAGCTGCCCACCCTCGAAGATGTCGAGCGCGTCATTCGTGTCGGCGTACCCAACACCACCATGCCGGCATGGGGGCAGTTTCTCAATGACCAGCAGATTCATCAACTGGCGGTATATTTGACCATTTTTTCGGAGCGTTTTACCGAGGCCATCACCAGGGGCGAACAGCCGGTCAAAATCGAAATGATGGCCAAACCGGAAGCCCCGGCATCGGAGATGTTGGCGCTGGGTAAAAAATGGTTTGACGAGCTGGAGTGTGCCAAGTGTCACGGTCAAAGTGGCAAGGGTGACGGACCCTCGGCCGACGAGTTGAAGGATCACTGGGGCGAAAAAATTGCTGCAACCGATTTGACCTACAAATGGACTTTCAAAAACGGACATGCACCGGAGGATGTGTATCGCACCATGATCGGCGGCCTCAACGGCACACCCATGCCGTCATATGCCGATGCCCTGCCCGATGGCAAAGTCAGGTGGGCGGTGGTGGAATACATTCTGTCGCTATCGCCGGCCGAGCGCCCC harbors:
- a CDS encoding c-type cytochrome; this translates as MQTARCSRHLGLGLLLTAMAMLGMGCEQKAKPTHLGPSAWNKQQWAEKTKGIRTSYNPDHDLNTETLTLVPGDERWLDFVYWSLNNKVAEHQVEAYGGTDWEGPQGGVIFHWAPGSHWETHTLASFGFTIGHIIGEHRWRDTQFPEFFEKYGGVYGVNVKDRLTEIDPKSPVPWVEFLAYCGGSDSPYYRYLFHQEEFVDPAAQKIYLIGGQGAGFAYSFERYYHEVREVLTDASAYQFFQMYDLYGPGFASRGNWAQQGLSNEMVRKLGYVDEEAEKAGAKPGVPGPTRYNPNPPAPEIPPNHPMYADIKAGQELYNQQCTPCHGIQGDGKGFLAAGFDVKPRDFRQGIYKFRSTNTGELPTLEDVERVIRVGVPNTTMPAWGQFLNDQQIHQLAVYLTIFSERFTEAITRGEQPVKIEMMAKPEAPASEMLALGKKWFDELECAKCHGQSGKGDGPSADELKDHWGEKIAATDLTYKWTFKNGHAPEDVYRTMIGGLNGTPMPSYADALPDGKVRWAVVEYILSLSPAERPVKRLADFKDRKMPGAITKTGVISAVMD
- a CDS encoding MarR family transcriptional regulator, whose amino-acid sequence is MSSPFDPTHQHHDVDSKIVAALERLAQAFRVLLWEKNRDYNLSPIQIQFLVYLLYHAAKQCPVGQLAREFTLTPATVSDAITTLEEKKLVFRERCQDDRRLALVSLTADGRKTARRLSTWADVMQKNIARFETAEKVVVMKFLMRLIESLQQAGVITLARMCLTCKFFQPNAHPNTLAPHHCRLLDKPLADSELRLNCPEHEMMSVE